A section of the Streptomyces sp. NBC_00178 genome encodes:
- the treZ gene encoding malto-oligosyltrehalose trehalohydrolase: MQFEVWAPEAGSVALCTADGRVPMARDPLRAGWWTAGAEAGDGDRYGFSLDDGPVLPDPRSRRQPDGPDGESAVVDQDAHVWRTTWAGRGLPGAVLYELHVGTFTDAGTFDAAAARLGRLVDLGITHVSVMPVCPFPGTHGWGYEGVSLWAVHEPYGGPDALKRFVDTAHGLGLAVVLDVVHNHLGPSGNHLPAFGPYFTDTHHTPWGSAVNLDAPGSDEVRAYLLGSALAWLRDYRLDGLRLDAVHALADGRALTFLEELSTAVDALASELGRPLALIAESDLCDPRTTTPRGEGGIGLHAQWNDDFHHALHTALTGESQGYYADFATAPLAALAKTLTSAFFHNGTYSSFRGRTHGRRVDVTRAPAHRFVGYAQTHDQIGNRALGDRLAATLPAGLQACAAALVLTGPFVPMLFMGEEWGARTPWQFFTDHTDPELARAVRDGRRREFAQHGWAEEEIPDPQDPDTRDRSCLDWSEAEREPHARLLAWYRELIALRHSLPDLSDPDLASVRVAFDEEARWLVCRRGDLRIAVNLSGRPATIPLGAGRRRGGGRVLAAWEPAGAPGADGLLHLAPESCVVLSDD, translated from the coding sequence ATGCAGTTCGAGGTGTGGGCTCCCGAGGCCGGGTCCGTGGCGCTCTGCACGGCGGACGGGCGCGTCCCGATGGCGCGCGACCCCCTGCGGGCGGGCTGGTGGACCGCCGGGGCGGAGGCCGGGGACGGCGACCGGTACGGCTTCTCGCTGGACGACGGCCCCGTGCTGCCCGATCCGCGTTCGCGGAGGCAGCCGGACGGGCCGGACGGCGAGAGCGCGGTCGTCGACCAGGACGCCCACGTCTGGCGGACCACGTGGGCGGGGCGGGGCCTGCCCGGCGCCGTCCTGTACGAGCTGCATGTCGGCACCTTCACGGACGCGGGCACCTTCGACGCCGCCGCCGCGCGGCTCGGCCGTCTCGTGGACCTCGGCATCACCCATGTGTCCGTCATGCCCGTCTGCCCCTTCCCGGGAACCCACGGGTGGGGGTACGAGGGGGTGTCGCTGTGGGCGGTGCACGAGCCGTACGGAGGCCCGGACGCCCTGAAGCGCTTTGTCGACACGGCGCACGGTCTCGGCCTCGCCGTCGTGCTGGACGTCGTCCACAACCATCTGGGCCCCTCGGGCAACCACCTCCCGGCCTTCGGCCCGTACTTCACGGACACACACCACACGCCCTGGGGCTCGGCCGTCAACCTGGACGCACCGGGCTCGGACGAGGTCAGGGCGTACCTGCTGGGCAGCGCGCTCGCCTGGCTGCGCGACTACCGGCTGGACGGACTGCGCCTGGACGCCGTGCACGCCCTGGCGGACGGCCGTGCGCTGACCTTCCTGGAGGAGCTGTCCACCGCCGTCGACGCGCTCGCTTCGGAGCTGGGGCGGCCGCTCGCGCTGATCGCGGAGTCCGACCTCTGCGACCCGCGGACGACGACACCCCGCGGCGAGGGCGGCATCGGCCTGCACGCCCAGTGGAACGACGACTTCCACCACGCGCTGCACACGGCCCTCACCGGCGAGTCCCAGGGCTACTACGCCGACTTCGCGACCGCTCCGCTCGCGGCCCTGGCCAAGACGCTGACCAGCGCGTTCTTCCACAACGGCACGTACTCCAGCTTCCGGGGGCGCACGCACGGCCGCCGCGTCGACGTCACCCGGGCACCCGCCCACCGGTTCGTGGGCTACGCCCAGACGCACGACCAGATCGGCAACCGCGCCCTCGGCGACCGGCTCGCCGCCACGCTCCCGGCCGGGCTCCAGGCGTGTGCGGCGGCGCTGGTGCTCACGGGGCCGTTCGTCCCGATGCTGTTCATGGGCGAGGAGTGGGGCGCCCGGACCCCGTGGCAGTTCTTCACGGACCACACCGATCCGGAACTGGCCCGCGCCGTGCGGGACGGCAGGCGGCGGGAGTTCGCGCAGCACGGCTGGGCCGAGGAGGAGATCCCGGACCCGCAGGACCCGGACACCCGGGACCGGTCCTGCCTCGACTGGAGCGAAGCGGAGCGCGAGCCGCACGCCAGGCTCCTGGCCTGGTATCGCGAGCTGATCGCCCTCCGCCACTCCCTGCCCGACCTCTCCGACCCCGATCTCGCGTCGGTGCGGGTGGCGTTCGACGAGGAGGCGCGCTGGCTCGTCTGCCGCCGGGGGGACCTGCGGATCGCGGTGAACCTGTCGGGCAGGCCCGCCACGATCCCGCTCGGCGCCGGCCGGCGCCGGGGCGGTGGCCGGGTGCTGGCCGCGTGGGAGCCGGCCGGGGCTCCGGGCGCGGACGGACTGCTGCACCTGGCGCCGGAGTCCTGCGTGGTGCTGTCCGACGACTGA
- a CDS encoding GNAT family N-acetyltransferase: protein MTGPVIRALTRSDAHLFDSFHDPALVGRSAFGHRYATVADGGEYRPEWIRVALRDGVVVARAAWWGGPQDTEPVLLNCFDFAEGEEAAATELLRRAPWSVEYELIVPPGWRDLPRVRAAASARIAAAEAAGMKPLVERYRYEWTPADGLPERPGRLVFREEPDDAVILDVLRRVHSVTLDAHALRTIAGPGGLEQAAREELDFFNWCPSPRSWWQLAYTPDGELAGIHVPARNPGGPCIGFIGVVPEARGHGYGYDLLVESTHLLAGEGATVVAGATDRGNVPMAAAFARAGHRITQERVHLV, encoded by the coding sequence ATGACAGGTCCGGTCATCCGTGCGCTCACCCGGAGCGACGCCCATCTCTTCGATTCGTTCCACGACCCCGCCCTCGTCGGCCGGTCCGCGTTCGGTCACCGCTACGCGACCGTGGCCGACGGCGGGGAGTACCGCCCCGAGTGGATCCGGGTGGCCCTGCGCGACGGCGTCGTCGTCGCCAGGGCGGCCTGGTGGGGCGGGCCGCAGGACACCGAGCCCGTCCTGCTCAACTGCTTCGACTTCGCCGAGGGCGAGGAGGCCGCGGCCACCGAACTGCTGCGCCGTGCCCCGTGGTCCGTCGAGTACGAGCTGATCGTGCCGCCGGGCTGGCGTGACCTGCCCCGGGTGCGGGCCGCGGCCTCGGCGCGCATCGCGGCGGCGGAGGCGGCCGGCATGAAGCCGCTGGTCGAGCGCTACCGCTACGAGTGGACGCCCGCCGACGGGCTGCCCGAGCGGCCCGGCAGGCTGGTGTTCCGCGAGGAGCCCGACGACGCGGTGATCCTCGACGTCCTGCGCCGCGTGCACTCGGTCACGCTGGACGCCCACGCGCTGCGGACCATCGCGGGGCCGGGCGGTCTGGAACAGGCCGCCCGGGAGGAGCTCGACTTCTTCAACTGGTGCCCCTCCCCCCGGTCCTGGTGGCAGCTCGCGTACACACCGGACGGCGAGCTCGCCGGTATCCACGTGCCCGCCCGCAACCCGGGCGGACCGTGCATCGGCTTCATCGGAGTCGTGCCCGAGGCGCGCGGTCACGGCTACGGCTACGACCTGCTCGTCGAGAGCACGCACCTCCTCGCCGGTGAGGGTGCGACGGTCGTCGCCGGGGCGACCGACCGGGGCAACGTCCCGATGGCCGCCGCGTTCGCCCGGGCCGGTCACCGCATCACGCAGGAGCGGGTCCACCTGGTGTGA
- the treY gene encoding malto-oligosyltrehalose synthase codes for MTPTATYRLQLQPDFPFAAAADAVPYLAELGVSHLHLSPVLEAVPGSGHGYDVVDHGRVRAEFGGEEGLRALAATARAHGLGLVVDIVPNHMAAAPRHNLPLWEVLREGPDSPYARWFDIDWEAGGGKVLLPVLAGRVGEESAGFERAARDDGTPVLRHAGLEFPLRDGTADLPLPELLAAQHYRLAWWRLARTELNYRRFFTISDLIGVRVEHPEVFAATHGKILELVRDGVIDGLRIDHPDGLADPGAYLGELGEATGGRWTVVEKILTGAEALPPAWAVAGTTGYDALHRIDGLFTDPMGAADLLGRYRDFAGPQGDRGGYWTATVRRAAYRVVTHELAAETEWLTRLAVQVCAGDPATRDHAPWALHTAVRELLVRVPVYRPYVTAGGPLTEIAESTLPAEAVRDARAAFSVAQEADAVDVVRDLALGRLGDGPEHASFCARFAQTASALHAKSVEDTAFYRYVPLISATEVGGDPGQPAVSPEEFHAFGTRLSRDWPGTGTVLTTHDTKRSGDVRARIAVLSECPERWSALVEQLARATPVPAPDPQLAWQAWQSAYGCAGLPADEMAGRLEPALLKAVREAGLFTSWTEPDPAYERAVTDFVAAGPGADAGEARVLMARFARELAPFVRANVLGAALVHLTMPGVPDLYQGTEREYIALVDPDNRRPFSRPAEGGDEKTALTAAALGLRRERPGLFGESGTYAPVAARGPAASHCLAFCRSGEVVTAVTRLSLRLDEEGGWRDTVLTLPGEGPWTDLLAPGGEFTGPEVPVAELFAQRPVALLVRTGGGGAAGRG; via the coding sequence ATGACGCCCACCGCCACGTACCGGCTGCAGCTCCAACCGGACTTCCCGTTCGCCGCCGCCGCGGACGCCGTGCCGTATCTCGCCGAGCTCGGCGTCTCCCATCTGCACCTGTCGCCCGTCCTGGAGGCCGTGCCCGGCTCCGGGCACGGTTACGACGTCGTGGACCACGGCAGGGTGCGTGCCGAGTTCGGCGGTGAGGAGGGGCTGCGCGCGCTGGCCGCCACGGCGCGGGCCCACGGTCTCGGGCTGGTCGTGGACATCGTGCCGAACCACATGGCCGCAGCCCCCCGCCACAACCTCCCTCTGTGGGAGGTGCTGCGCGAGGGTCCGGACTCGCCGTACGCCCGCTGGTTCGACATCGACTGGGAGGCAGGCGGCGGGAAGGTCCTGCTGCCGGTGCTCGCGGGGCGCGTCGGCGAGGAGAGCGCCGGATTCGAGCGGGCCGCCCGGGACGACGGGACGCCCGTCCTCCGTCACGCCGGTCTGGAGTTCCCGCTGCGCGACGGCACGGCGGACCTCCCGCTGCCCGAGCTGCTGGCCGCCCAGCACTACCGCCTCGCCTGGTGGCGGCTGGCCAGGACCGAGCTGAACTACCGGCGCTTCTTCACCATCTCCGACCTGATCGGGGTGCGGGTGGAGCATCCCGAGGTGTTCGCGGCCACCCACGGCAAGATCCTCGAACTGGTCCGCGACGGGGTGATCGACGGCCTGCGCATCGACCATCCGGACGGACTGGCGGACCCGGGGGCGTATCTCGGGGAGCTGGGCGAGGCCACCGGCGGACGCTGGACGGTGGTCGAGAAGATCCTGACCGGTGCCGAGGCCCTGCCCCCGGCCTGGGCGGTCGCGGGGACCACCGGGTACGACGCCCTGCACCGGATCGACGGCCTGTTCACCGACCCGATGGGCGCGGCGGATCTGCTCGGCCGCTACCGGGACTTCGCGGGTCCCCAGGGAGATCGCGGCGGCTACTGGACCGCCACCGTCCGCAGGGCCGCGTACCGCGTGGTCACCCACGAGCTGGCCGCCGAGACGGAGTGGCTGACGCGTCTCGCCGTCCAGGTCTGCGCCGGGGATCCCGCCACGCGCGACCACGCCCCGTGGGCGCTGCACACGGCGGTCCGCGAACTGCTGGTGCGGGTGCCCGTCTACCGGCCGTACGTCACGGCCGGCGGGCCGCTCACGGAGATCGCGGAGTCGACGCTGCCGGCCGAGGCGGTGCGGGACGCCAGGGCCGCGTTCTCCGTGGCGCAGGAGGCGGACGCGGTCGACGTGGTGCGGGACCTGGCGCTGGGGAGGCTGGGCGACGGGCCGGAGCACGCGTCGTTCTGCGCGCGGTTCGCCCAGACGGCCTCCGCCCTGCACGCCAAGTCCGTGGAGGACACGGCCTTCTACCGGTACGTCCCGCTGATCTCGGCGACCGAGGTGGGCGGCGACCCGGGGCAGCCGGCGGTGAGCCCGGAGGAGTTCCACGCCTTCGGCACCCGTCTCAGCCGTGACTGGCCCGGCACCGGCACGGTGCTGACCACGCACGACACCAAGCGCAGCGGGGACGTACGGGCCCGGATCGCGGTCCTTTCGGAGTGCCCGGAGAGGTGGTCCGCCCTGGTGGAGCAGCTGGCCAGGGCGACACCCGTACCGGCACCCGACCCGCAGCTGGCCTGGCAGGCGTGGCAGTCGGCGTACGGCTGCGCGGGACTGCCTGCGGACGAGATGGCGGGGAGGCTGGAGCCGGCGCTCCTGAAGGCGGTGCGCGAGGCCGGACTGTTCACGAGCTGGACCGAACCGGATCCGGCGTACGAGAGGGCGGTGACCGACTTCGTGGCGGCGGGTCCGGGCGCCGACGCCGGCGAGGCCCGGGTGCTGATGGCCCGGTTCGCACGGGAACTCGCGCCCTTCGTGCGGGCCAACGTCCTGGGCGCGGCCCTGGTGCACCTGACGATGCCGGGCGTCCCCGATCTGTACCAGGGCACGGAGCGGGAGTACATCGCGCTGGTCGACCCCGACAACCGGCGGCCGTTCAGCAGGCCCGCGGAGGGCGGCGACGAGAAGACGGCGCTCACCGCGGCCGCGCTGGGCCTGCGGCGGGAGCGCCCGGGCCTGTTCGGCGAGTCGGGCACCTACGCCCCGGTGGCCGCGCGGGGTCCTGCGGCGTCGCACTGCCTGGCGTTCTGCCGGTCGGGCGAGGTGGTCACCGCGGTGACGCGGCTGTCCCTGCGGCTCGACGAGGAGGGCGGCTGGCGGGACACGGTGCTGACGCTGCCCGGCGAGGGTCCGTGGACCGACCTCCTCGCGCCGGGCGGGGAGTTCACCGGCCCCGAGGTGCCGGTGGCGGAACTCTTCGCGCAGCGCCCGGTGGCGCTTCTCGTCCGGACGGGCGGTGGCGGCGCGGCCGGACGCGGCTGA
- a CDS encoding DUF1707 and FHA domain-containing protein — translation MTSSFESHTYPARLSDAQRDRVLGVLRDGAAQGKLSHDTFLRRMELALVARRPEDLAALTSDLESGGRWTRGIFRAVGGLSAFPARVRRAWQSERLPRLMLPVPGPHPLLIGRDPGNGLRLSHETVSRLHAELTVHGSRWILRDLGSTNGTCVNGQRVVGSVAVRDGDQVSFGRMTFRLTASLPVPPA, via the coding sequence GTGACGTCCTCCTTCGAGTCCCACACGTACCCCGCGCGGTTGTCCGACGCCCAGCGCGACCGTGTCCTCGGTGTGCTCAGGGACGGCGCGGCCCAGGGCAAGCTCTCCCACGACACCTTCCTGCGGCGCATGGAACTCGCCCTCGTCGCCCGGCGCCCCGAGGACCTCGCGGCGCTCACCTCCGACCTGGAGTCCGGCGGGCGCTGGACCCGCGGGATCTTCCGCGCGGTGGGGGGCCTCTCCGCCTTCCCCGCCCGGGTGCGCAGGGCCTGGCAGTCGGAGCGGCTGCCCAGACTGATGCTGCCGGTGCCCGGCCCGCACCCCCTGCTCATCGGCCGGGACCCGGGCAACGGGCTCCGGCTCAGCCACGAGACCGTGTCACGGCTGCACGCCGAACTGACCGTGCACGGCAGCCGGTGGATCCTGCGCGACCTGGGCTCGACGAACGGCACCTGCGTCAACGGGCAGCGGGTCGTCGGATCGGTCGCGGTGCGCGACGGGGACCAGGTGAGCTTCGGCCGGATGACCTTCCGGCTCACCGCCTCGCTCCCGGTCCCCCCGGCCTGA
- a CDS encoding GH1 family beta-glucosidase — protein MTVPTFPPGFLWGASASAFQTEGAFDADGKGLSGWDAFAAQPGRIKDGTDTTRGTGFHEHYREDVALLAGLGADAFRFSISWPRVVPGGSGSLNPAGLDFYDRLVDELCAHGITPAPTLYHWDTPLPLDEAGGWLNRDTAYRFAEYAGIVAERLADRVPMWITINEPAEVTMLGYALGEHAPGRTLLFDALPAAHHQLLAHGLAVRALRAAGADNIGIALSHSPVWTAGDSDEDRMGAELYDTLTNWLFADPVLTGRYPDEGFAALMPGPVEDDLKVISAPLDWYGVNYYNPTLVGAPRPEALDSFSGYSMPEGLPFGIREIEGYDTTDFGWPVVPEGLSETLGQLRDRFGDRLPPVYITENGCAVDEPVADGRRIAFLEGHLEALRTAIDAGVDVRGYFTWSLTDNVEWTEGASKRFGLVHIDYETLRRTPKESYAWYRDVISAQRTGSAREATLTPGGPAPA, from the coding sequence ATGACCGTGCCGACGTTCCCGCCCGGATTCCTGTGGGGCGCCTCCGCCTCCGCTTTCCAGACGGAGGGGGCCTTCGACGCCGACGGCAAGGGACTGTCCGGCTGGGACGCCTTCGCCGCTCAGCCCGGCCGCATCAAGGACGGCACCGACACCACCCGGGGCACCGGCTTCCACGAGCACTACCGCGAGGACGTCGCCCTGCTCGCGGGACTGGGCGCGGACGCCTTCCGCTTCTCCATCAGCTGGCCCCGGGTCGTTCCCGGCGGCAGCGGCTCGCTCAACCCCGCCGGACTGGACTTCTACGACCGGCTCGTCGACGAACTCTGCGCGCACGGCATCACCCCCGCCCCCACGCTCTACCACTGGGACACCCCGCTCCCGCTCGACGAGGCGGGCGGCTGGCTCAACCGGGACACCGCCTACCGCTTCGCCGAGTACGCGGGCATCGTCGCCGAGCGCCTCGCCGACCGCGTCCCCATGTGGATCACCATCAACGAACCGGCCGAGGTCACCATGCTCGGCTACGCGCTCGGCGAGCACGCCCCCGGCCGCACCCTCCTCTTCGACGCCCTGCCGGCCGCCCACCACCAGCTCCTCGCCCACGGCCTCGCCGTGCGGGCGCTGCGCGCCGCCGGCGCGGACAACATCGGCATCGCGCTCTCCCACTCGCCCGTCTGGACGGCGGGCGACTCGGACGAGGACCGCATGGGCGCGGAGCTCTACGACACCCTCACCAACTGGCTGTTCGCCGACCCGGTCCTCACCGGCCGCTACCCCGACGAGGGCTTCGCCGCCCTGATGCCCGGCCCGGTCGAGGACGACCTCAAGGTCATCTCCGCCCCCCTCGACTGGTACGGCGTCAACTACTACAACCCGACCCTCGTGGGCGCCCCGCGGCCCGAGGCGCTCGACTCCTTCTCGGGGTACTCCATGCCCGAGGGGCTGCCGTTCGGCATCCGGGAGATCGAGGGGTACGACACCACCGACTTCGGCTGGCCCGTCGTCCCCGAAGGGCTCTCCGAGACGCTCGGCCAGCTGCGCGACCGCTTCGGCGACAGGCTGCCGCCCGTCTACATCACGGAGAACGGCTGCGCCGTCGACGAGCCCGTCGCCGACGGCCGCCGCATCGCCTTCCTGGAGGGACACCTGGAGGCCCTGCGCACGGCCATCGACGCGGGTGTCGACGTACGCGGCTACTTCACCTGGTCCCTGACCGACAACGTCGAATGGACCGAGGGGGCGAGCAAGCGGTTCGGCCTCGTCCACATCGACTACGAGACGCTGCGGCGCACCCCCAAGGAGTCGTACGCCTGGTACCGCGACGTGATCAGCGCGCAGCGCACCGGGAGCGCGCGGGAGGCGACCCTCACACCAGGTGGACCCGCTCCTGCGTGA